In Flavobacterium lacustre, a genomic segment contains:
- a CDS encoding DUF4301 family protein, translating into MEENLKQLQKTGATEIIRIAIFGPESTGKTTLAKQLADHYKTVWVPEYARDYLQKKWDKNQSICDIDDMLPIAYGQTKLENDSALIANKYLFCDTNLMVTKVFSEMYYDFCDTLLDKAARAHQYDLFFLTDIDVPWEKDDIRDSPEGRESIFSVFKQSLIDHKKPFITLSGDKETRLNTAISILNDLALAKETGISSLDFVQIYNHGIPMQNIQKQLSIFKDGIAKTILDRPATINDGILKLSSEDFEKNALFFDTNKSNLILEKFVPASGAATRMFKFLNEFLTEFDINNESVNAYINRKKDTELSLFIIGMDKFPFFKELDSKLRSEHKDFESLDNSYKNYYFIKLLLQSDYFDFANKPKGVLPFHKYADHIATPIEEHLNECALYATVNGNSNLHFTVSKIHQKQFEAIVNSTKDKIEKQSNTKISVDYSYQNQATDTITVDSKNNPFRDKNNELVFRPGGHGALIENLNNQDADIIFIKNIDNIIQNNVETVTLCKKALAGILIRLQQQVFTYLKAIDTNQIHENDIAEIITFLKEELHIEMSKGFHKFTLENKILKIKTKLDRPIRVCGMVKNEGEPGGGPFWIRDTKGKLSLQIVETSQVDLSNPKQEKILAKSTHFNPVDLVCGIKNYNKTKFDLTRFIDHEAGFIVTRNTSGKVMKSYELPGLWNGAMAKWLTVFVEVPLITFNPVKTVNDLLKPAHQPH; encoded by the coding sequence ATGGAAGAAAACCTTAAACAACTCCAAAAAACCGGAGCTACCGAAATTATAAGAATTGCCATTTTTGGACCTGAAAGTACAGGCAAAACTACATTGGCAAAACAACTCGCAGACCATTACAAAACGGTTTGGGTACCTGAATATGCCCGAGATTATCTTCAAAAAAAATGGGACAAAAACCAAAGCATTTGCGATATTGACGACATGCTTCCTATTGCTTATGGCCAAACAAAATTAGAAAATGACAGCGCATTAATTGCAAATAAATATCTTTTTTGCGACACTAATTTGATGGTTACCAAAGTGTTTTCGGAAATGTATTATGACTTTTGCGACACTTTACTGGACAAAGCTGCTCGTGCCCATCAATACGATCTTTTTTTTCTTACCGATATTGATGTGCCTTGGGAAAAAGATGATATCAGAGACAGTCCAGAAGGAAGAGAATCTATTTTTTCTGTTTTCAAACAGTCTTTAATTGACCATAAAAAACCATTTATTACATTGTCTGGTGACAAAGAAACCAGACTCAATACCGCTATTTCTATTTTGAATGATTTAGCATTAGCAAAGGAAACAGGAATTTCATCCCTAGATTTTGTTCAAATTTACAATCATGGAATTCCAATGCAAAACATTCAAAAACAATTGTCAATTTTTAAAGACGGAATTGCAAAAACAATTTTGGATCGACCTGCGACTATAAATGACGGAATTCTGAAATTATCTTCGGAAGATTTTGAGAAAAACGCGCTGTTTTTTGACACTAATAAATCAAATCTTATACTTGAAAAATTCGTTCCTGCCTCTGGAGCCGCTACGAGAATGTTTAAATTTTTAAACGAATTTCTGACTGAATTTGACATCAACAACGAAAGCGTAAATGCTTATATCAATCGAAAAAAAGACACAGAACTTTCCCTATTTATTATCGGAATGGATAAATTTCCGTTTTTTAAAGAGCTCGACAGCAAGCTTCGTTCAGAACACAAAGATTTTGAATCTTTAGATAACAGTTATAAAAATTATTATTTCATAAAACTCCTTTTACAATCTGATTATTTTGATTTTGCCAATAAACCAAAAGGAGTTCTTCCGTTTCACAAATATGCCGATCACATTGCTACGCCAATTGAAGAACATTTAAACGAATGTGCTTTATATGCGACGGTAAACGGAAATTCAAACCTTCATTTTACGGTTTCTAAAATACACCAAAAACAATTTGAAGCCATCGTAAATTCGACTAAAGATAAAATTGAAAAGCAATCAAACACCAAAATAAGTGTTGATTATTCCTATCAAAACCAAGCAACAGACACTATTACAGTTGATAGTAAGAACAACCCGTTTAGAGACAAAAACAACGAATTAGTTTTTAGACCGGGCGGACACGGGGCTCTGATTGAAAATCTGAATAATCAAGATGCCGATATTATTTTTATAAAAAATATTGACAATATTATTCAAAATAATGTCGAGACTGTTACTTTATGTAAGAAAGCATTGGCCGGGATTTTAATCCGATTACAGCAACAAGTATTTACGTATTTGAAAGCCATTGATACCAATCAAATCCATGAAAATGACATTGCGGAAATCATTACTTTTTTGAAAGAAGAGCTTCACATCGAAATGTCAAAAGGATTCCATAAATTTACTCTTGAAAATAAGATTTTAAAAATAAAAACAAAACTAGACCGACCAATCCGAGTTTGCGGAATGGTGAAAAACGAAGGAGAACCTGGTGGCGGACCATTTTGGATAAGAGACACAAAAGGCAAATTGTCTTTGCAGATTGTTGAAACTTCCCAAGTCGATTTAAGCAATCCTAAACAAGAGAAAATTTTAGCTAAATCGACTCATTTTAACCCTGTAGATTTAGTTTGTGGTATTAAAAATTACAACAAAACTAAATTTGATTTGACTCGTTTTATTGATCATGAAGCCGGTTTTATTGTTACCAGAAACACATCGGGCAAAGTAATGAAATCCTATGAATTGCCAGGATTATGGAACGGAGCGATGGCAAAATGGCTTACTGTTTTTGTCGAAGTGCCTTTAATTACTTTTAATCCGGTCAAAACCGTGAACGATTTATTAAAACCGGCACACCAACCTCATTAA
- the arfB gene encoding alternative ribosome rescue aminoacyl-tRNA hydrolase ArfB, translated as METQKIISELQYKAVRSSGAGGQNVNKVSSKVVLTFDLNASNALTEEEKERIKLKLASRLTSEDILILNCDEDRSQLKNKSIVTKRFLELIKNALVIQKIRKATKIPKSVIRKRIKDKKNVSEIKQNRRKPNHD; from the coding sequence ATGGAAACTCAAAAAATAATTTCGGAATTACAATATAAAGCTGTTCGCAGTAGTGGCGCGGGAGGTCAAAACGTGAACAAAGTATCCTCAAAAGTAGTTTTGACTTTCGATTTGAATGCCTCAAATGCATTGACCGAGGAAGAAAAAGAACGGATTAAATTGAAATTAGCTTCCCGATTGACTTCCGAAGATATCCTGATTTTGAATTGTGATGAAGACAGAAGTCAATTGAAAAACAAATCGATTGTAACGAAACGCTTCTTAGAACTCATCAAAAATGCATTGGTAATTCAAAAAATAAGGAAAGCTACAAAAATCCCTAAATCCGTGATTCGGAAACGGATAAAAGACAAAAAAAACGTCTCAGAAATCAAGCAAAACCGTAGAAAACCAAACCATGATTAA
- a CDS encoding TonB-dependent receptor codes for MNTIITVTKYKNLTYYMSFIFLLASFISFSQVKDTTKVNQLDEVLVSAVRVTSKTPVSFSNLTKNEIKSRNLGQDIPILMNYLPSVVTTSDAGNGVGYTGIRVRGSDATRVNVTINGIPYNDSESHGTYWVNMPDFASSLESIQLQRGVGTSTNGAGAFGASLNMLTDSYAKKATGEISNSIGSFNTHKHTVKFSTGLMNDHFEIAGRLSTLKTDGYIDRASSDLKSYFLQGTYVGKTTLIKALAFGGKEKTYQSWNGTDAETLNSDRTFNSAGIFTDESGQTRFYDNETDNYQQDHYQLHWNEKLNEKWSTNLAFHYTKGKGFYENYKEDADFSDYGLLPLGTVVTTDLIRQKWLDNDFYGTTFSANYKEEKLDVIFGGGYNKYEGAHFGKVIWARFASQSELGDHYYDDFATKTDGTVFAKVNYQISEKISLFGDLQLRNVHYKANSYDTGLVNDSFNFFNPKAGLNYTVNDKSTLYLSYARANREPNRTDYEGGNAKPEKLNDFELGWRFEGDKVKFNSNVYYMAYKDQLILTGKLDDVGSPIRANSEKSYRLGLEVDATISLSEEFMVRPNFTLSSNKNIDLAVEGENYGTTDIAYSPSVIVGNILVYSPVDNLNISWLQKFVGKQYMNNIELPAAKLADYFVTDLNIAYEIKPKSVFNSIVITGLVNNFLDKKYVSNGYMWDVYPYYYPQAGINFLAGLTLKF; via the coding sequence ATGAATACTATTATTACAGTTACAAAGTACAAGAATCTGACTTATTACATGTCTTTTATCTTTCTTCTTGCCTCTTTTATCTCTTTTTCTCAAGTCAAAGACACTACCAAGGTAAATCAACTCGACGAAGTCTTAGTTTCGGCAGTTCGGGTAACTTCAAAAACGCCGGTAAGTTTTAGCAATTTGACTAAAAATGAAATTAAATCTCGAAATTTAGGACAAGATATTCCTATTCTGATGAATTATTTACCTTCGGTTGTTACCACTTCCGATGCTGGAAATGGCGTGGGTTATACCGGAATTCGAGTACGTGGAAGCGATGCAACTCGGGTAAATGTTACGATTAACGGAATTCCGTATAACGATTCCGAAAGCCATGGAACGTATTGGGTAAACATGCCCGATTTCGCCTCGTCATTAGAAAGTATTCAGTTACAGCGCGGTGTGGGAACGTCTACAAATGGTGCCGGAGCATTTGGCGCCAGCTTAAATATGCTGACCGATTCTTATGCAAAAAAAGCAACTGGCGAAATTTCGAACTCCATTGGTAGCTTTAACACACACAAACACACGGTGAAATTCAGTACAGGTTTGATGAACGATCATTTTGAAATTGCAGGTCGATTGTCAACCTTAAAAACGGACGGTTATATTGACCGAGCGAGTTCTGATTTGAAATCGTATTTTCTGCAAGGAACTTATGTTGGAAAAACCACTTTAATCAAAGCATTGGCTTTTGGCGGAAAAGAAAAAACGTACCAATCTTGGAACGGAACCGATGCCGAAACATTAAACAGCGACCGAACTTTTAACTCCGCTGGAATCTTTACGGACGAATCAGGTCAGACGCGTTTTTATGACAATGAAACCGATAATTACCAACAAGATCATTATCAGTTGCATTGGAACGAAAAACTAAACGAAAAATGGAGTACAAACCTGGCTTTTCATTACACGAAAGGAAAAGGTTTTTATGAAAATTACAAAGAAGATGCCGATTTTTCAGATTACGGATTATTGCCTCTTGGTACAGTTGTAACAACAGATTTGATTCGTCAGAAATGGTTGGATAATGATTTTTACGGAACTACATTTTCTGCTAATTACAAAGAAGAAAAACTAGATGTAATTTTTGGTGGTGGTTATAACAAATACGAAGGTGCTCATTTTGGAAAAGTAATTTGGGCCAGATTTGCATCTCAAAGTGAATTGGGAGATCATTATTATGATGATTTTGCTACCAAAACTGACGGAACTGTTTTTGCGAAAGTCAATTATCAAATTAGCGAAAAAATAAGTTTATTTGGAGATTTACAACTTCGAAATGTACATTACAAAGCCAATAGTTACGATACCGGATTAGTAAATGACAGTTTCAATTTTTTTAATCCAAAAGCAGGTTTAAACTATACTGTTAATGACAAAAGCACCTTATATCTTTCTTATGCAAGAGCCAATCGCGAGCCGAACAGAACCGATTATGAAGGCGGAAATGCTAAACCTGAAAAACTAAACGACTTTGAATTGGGTTGGAGATTTGAAGGCGACAAAGTAAAATTCAACTCGAATGTATATTATATGGCGTATAAAGATCAGCTGATTTTGACAGGAAAATTAGATGATGTAGGAAGTCCAATTCGTGCAAACAGTGAAAAAAGTTACCGTTTGGGACTAGAAGTTGATGCAACCATTTCGCTTTCAGAGGAATTTATGGTTCGTCCAAATTTTACTTTAAGCAGCAATAAAAATATTGATTTAGCGGTAGAAGGAGAAAACTACGGAACTACTGATATTGCCTATTCTCCATCGGTTATTGTCGGGAATATTTTAGTGTATTCTCCGGTTGATAATCTAAATATTTCTTGGTTACAAAAATTTGTTGGCAAACAATACATGAATAATATTGAATTACCTGCAGCAAAACTGGCTGATTATTTTGTTACTGATTTAAATATTGCCTACGAAATAAAACCTAAATCAGTCTTTAATTCGATTGTAATAACTGGTTTAGTCAATAATTTTCTAGACAAAAAATATGTTTCTAACGGATATATGTGGGATGTTTATCCGTATTATTATCCGCAAGCCGGAATCAATTTCTTAGCCGGATTAACGTTGAAATTTTAA
- a CDS encoding Rieske (2Fe-2S) protein, whose product MKKYILLFLVVSLFFSCSNNDFNNSNPYIPNYTVALTINLNLPAYSNLRYVSNSVYYAGQGAKGIIIFNTSGTTFNAFDAACPNQALSSCSTMTINGINAVCACDNASYNLFTGLATGKQYPMKQYRVEVSGNLLRVYN is encoded by the coding sequence ATGAAAAAATACATCCTTTTATTCCTTGTTGTTTCTTTGTTCTTTTCGTGTAGTAACAATGATTTTAATAACAGTAATCCTTATATACCTAATTATACGGTTGCGTTAACTATCAATTTGAATTTACCGGCTTATTCGAACCTTCGCTATGTCAGTAATTCTGTTTATTATGCTGGTCAGGGTGCTAAAGGGATTATTATTTTTAATACTTCGGGAACGACTTTTAATGCCTTTGATGCAGCTTGTCCTAATCAAGCTTTGAGTTCTTGTTCTACGATGACAATAAACGGGATTAATGCAGTTTGTGCTTGCGACAATGCTTCTTATAATTTATTTACAGGTTTGGCTACCGGCAAACAATATCCAATGAAACAATATCGGGTGGAGGTAAGCGGAAATCTGCTTCGGGTTTATAATTAA
- the greA gene encoding transcription elongation factor GreA, whose translation MSKVSYYTAEGLKKLREELDYLKSVMRPKASADIAEARDKGDLSENAEYDAAKEAQGMLEMRIAKLEEVHSNARLIDETHLDVSKVLVLSNVKIKNQTNGMEMKYTLVAESEADLKTGKISVTSPIGKGLLGKKVGEVAEITVPNGVLKFEILEISRD comes from the coding sequence ATGAGTAAAGTATCTTATTACACCGCAGAAGGATTAAAAAAATTACGAGAAGAATTAGATTATTTAAAAAGTGTGATGCGTCCAAAAGCATCCGCAGATATAGCTGAAGCAAGAGACAAAGGTGACTTGTCTGAAAATGCGGAATATGACGCAGCAAAAGAAGCACAAGGCATGTTAGAAATGAGAATTGCCAAACTGGAAGAAGTACATTCTAATGCACGATTAATTGACGAAACTCATTTAGACGTTTCTAAAGTTTTAGTATTATCCAATGTAAAAATCAAGAACCAAACCAATGGAATGGAGATGAAATATACCTTGGTAGCCGAAAGTGAAGCCGACCTGAAAACAGGAAAAATCTCTGTAACCTCACCAATCGGAAAAGGATTACTAGGAAAAAAAGTAGGCGAAGTAGCCGAAATTACAGTTCCAAATGGTGTTTTGAAATTTGAAATTTTAGAAATTTCCAGAGACTAA
- a CDS encoding HIT family protein produces MSSIFTKIINGEIPCYKIAEDENFLAFLDVNPNAKGHTLCIPKQEINKIFDIEDDLYIGLMQFSKKIAIALEKTVPCKRIGMAVIGLEVPHAHVHLIPLNEMDEIRFQNKVSMTKEEFEALAKSIQANL; encoded by the coding sequence ATGTCAAGTATTTTTACAAAAATCATAAACGGAGAAATTCCTTGTTACAAAATCGCCGAAGATGAAAACTTTTTGGCTTTTTTGGATGTAAATCCAAATGCAAAAGGACATACACTTTGTATTCCAAAACAAGAAATAAACAAAATCTTTGATATCGAAGATGATTTGTATATTGGTTTAATGCAGTTTTCCAAAAAAATTGCCATCGCCTTAGAAAAAACAGTTCCGTGTAAAAGAATCGGAATGGCAGTTATCGGACTTGAAGTTCCTCACGCGCACGTTCACCTGATTCCTTTGAACGAAATGGATGAAATTCGTTTTCAAAACAAAGTGTCCATGACAAAAGAAGAATTTGAAGCTTTAGCCAAAAGCATTCAAGCAAATTTGTAA
- a CDS encoding sensor histidine kinase: MTFFERRISTRWVIIFASFLIISLILWNTYTFFQIFKNEERLKMNLWANAQKTLINAGENTDVELPLQIFSNNTSIPIIVTENDSIINTVNIEESVVKDKRLAIAFLNNLKNENDPIVIEYAPGKSQNLYYGNSALLNKLKYYPIALLLIIVLFGALVYNFYRSTKMATQNKLWAGMAKETAHQIGTPLSSLIGWVELLKAENVDESTTLEIEKDIDRLQTITDRFSKIGSEPKLEPKDIIAETFQSYDYLQSRFSKQVEFSYRAPEHPIMVSLNPTLHSWTIENLVKNAIDAMKGKGKLNLEVFQEGDYVKINVWDTGGGIQKKQFKTVFEPGFTTKKRGWGLGLSLTKRIVEEYHKGTIKVLNSEIGKGTTMQISYKCK; this comes from the coding sequence ATGACTTTTTTCGAACGAAGAATTTCAACCCGTTGGGTCATCATTTTTGCTTCTTTCTTGATCATTTCCTTGATTCTTTGGAACACTTATACTTTTTTTCAAATTTTTAAAAATGAGGAGCGTCTAAAAATGAACCTTTGGGCAAATGCGCAAAAAACATTGATAAATGCCGGTGAAAATACCGATGTGGAACTGCCTCTTCAAATATTCAGTAACAATACTTCAATTCCTATTATAGTTACGGAGAATGACAGCATCATTAATACGGTAAATATCGAGGAATCTGTTGTAAAAGATAAAAGGCTTGCGATTGCTTTTTTGAACAATTTGAAAAATGAAAATGATCCTATTGTCATTGAATATGCTCCTGGAAAATCACAAAATTTATATTACGGAAATTCCGCATTATTGAATAAACTGAAATATTATCCAATTGCTTTGTTGCTAATTATTGTTTTGTTTGGGGCTTTGGTTTATAATTTTTACAGAAGTACCAAAATGGCTACCCAAAATAAACTTTGGGCCGGAATGGCGAAAGAAACGGCACATCAAATTGGTACGCCACTTTCGTCATTAATTGGTTGGGTGGAACTCTTGAAAGCTGAAAATGTAGATGAATCCACTACTTTAGAAATAGAAAAAGACATTGACAGATTACAAACTATAACCGATCGATTTTCGAAAATTGGTTCGGAACCTAAATTAGAACCCAAAGATATCATCGCCGAAACATTTCAATCTTATGATTATTTGCAATCGCGGTTTTCTAAGCAAGTGGAGTTTTCTTATCGAGCGCCAGAACATCCAATTATGGTATCGTTAAATCCTACGTTACACAGTTGGACTATAGAAAATTTGGTAAAAAACGCTATTGATGCCATGAAAGGCAAGGGTAAATTAAATTTGGAAGTGTTTCAGGAAGGTGATTATGTAAAAATAAATGTTTGGGATACCGGAGGCGGAATTCAGAAAAAACAATTCAAAACGGTTTTTGAACCCGGTTTTACAACCAAAAAAAGAGGTTGGGGTTTAGGACTTTCTTTAACTAAGAGAATTGTTGAGGAGTATCACAAAGGAACTATAAAAGTGCTGAATTCCGAGATTGGGAAAGGCACAACAATGCAGATTTCGTATAAATGCAAATAA
- a CDS encoding flavin reductase family protein, with amino-acid sequence MITIDPKKIETAKLQGYLQSSVGPRPIAFASTIGTNGIPNLSPFSFFNVFSANPPILVFSPARRVRDNSIKHTLINAEATREVVINVVNYDMAQQTSLASTEYAQGINEFLKSGFTPMPSELVKPYRVKESPVQFECKVNEIIALGNDGGAGNLVICEVVRIHIAESVLDENGAIDQHKIDLVSRLGKNWYSRSNQGLFEVAKPLTTLGIGVDAIPNFIKESPIFNGNYLGMLGNIEALPTTEEVSIFVKQNFSVKGVLSSDDQEKVHLEARKYLDNNDVISAWKVLLAQKK; translated from the coding sequence ATGATTACTATAGACCCTAAAAAAATTGAAACTGCAAAATTACAGGGCTATTTACAAAGTTCGGTAGGACCGCGACCTATTGCTTTTGCAAGCACTATTGGCACAAATGGAATTCCCAATTTATCGCCTTTTAGTTTTTTCAATGTATTCAGCGCTAACCCGCCCATTCTTGTTTTCTCACCAGCCAGAAGAGTTAGGGATAATTCTATAAAACATACCTTAATTAATGCCGAAGCAACGCGCGAAGTCGTTATTAATGTGGTGAATTATGACATGGCTCAACAAACTTCATTGGCCAGTACAGAATATGCACAAGGTATCAATGAGTTTTTAAAATCCGGGTTTACACCAATGCCTTCGGAACTGGTAAAACCCTACAGAGTTAAGGAATCTCCGGTGCAATTTGAATGCAAAGTAAATGAAATTATTGCTTTGGGAAATGATGGCGGAGCCGGAAATTTAGTCATTTGCGAAGTCGTGAGAATTCATATCGCCGAATCCGTTTTGGACGAAAATGGAGCTATTGACCAACATAAAATAGATTTGGTTTCGAGATTGGGTAAAAATTGGTATTCCAGATCAAATCAAGGACTTTTTGAAGTTGCAAAACCGCTGACAACCTTAGGAATTGGAGTGGATGCTATTCCGAATTTTATAAAAGAAAGCCCTATTTTCAACGGAAATTATTTAGGCATGTTAGGAAACATAGAAGCCTTGCCTACAACAGAAGAAGTTAGTATATTTGTAAAACAAAATTTTTCAGTAAAAGGAGTTTTAAGCTCAGATGACCAGGAAAAAGTACATTTGGAAGCCCGAAAATACCTGGACAATAACGACGTTATTTCTGCATGGAAAGTACTTTTGGCACAAAAAAAATAA
- a CDS encoding DUF3127 domain-containing protein, which produces MEVTGKIKMIDQTKEVGSAGFKKRDVVVTTDEQYPQHILVQFVQDKCDLLNNFQAGEPVKIDINLRGREWTNPQGETVYFNTIQGWRISKLQAEAPSAQTPPMPAAEAFAPATNLNEDEPDDLPF; this is translated from the coding sequence ATGGAAGTTACAGGGAAAATAAAAATGATTGACCAAACGAAAGAAGTTGGTTCTGCAGGATTCAAAAAAAGAGATGTTGTTGTTACAACAGACGAACAGTATCCACAACATATTTTGGTTCAGTTTGTTCAAGACAAATGTGACTTGTTGAATAATTTTCAAGCAGGAGAACCTGTAAAAATCGACATCAATTTAAGAGGTAGAGAATGGACAAATCCACAAGGAGAAACTGTATATTTCAATACTATTCAAGGATGGAGAATTTCAAAACTTCAAGCTGAAGCACCTTCTGCTCAAACACCGCCAATGCCAGCTGCTGAAGCTTTTGCACCGGCAACAAACCTTAACGAAGACGAACCGGACGATTTACCTTTCTAA
- a CDS encoding RDD family protein, whose product MENKNFSVTSDLLATHSQRFLNFTIDLAIQYALLLGIGTTITIIADLTNNYDLSERIKNTDVIEQSLVGIIIGLFYYSLTEIYFSRSLAKYFTKTIVVMKDGSKPDNKTIFMRTFCRLIPIDIFTFLGFSPRGWHDRISGTYVVKKHPFVEKKEWT is encoded by the coding sequence ATGGAAAATAAAAACTTTTCAGTTACTTCAGATTTATTAGCTACTCATAGCCAGCGTTTTCTGAATTTCACTATCGACTTAGCTATTCAATACGCACTTCTGCTCGGAATAGGAACTACAATTACTATAATTGCCGATTTAACAAATAACTACGACTTATCAGAACGGATTAAAAACACTGATGTAATAGAGCAAAGTTTAGTTGGAATTATAATTGGGCTTTTTTATTACAGCCTGACCGAGATTTATTTCTCCCGGTCCTTGGCCAAGTATTTTACAAAAACAATTGTGGTGATGAAAGATGGCTCAAAACCAGACAATAAAACTATTTTTATGCGCACTTTCTGCCGATTAATTCCAATTGATATTTTTACCTTTTTAGGATTTTCTCCAAGAGGTTGGCACGATAGAATTTCTGGAACTTATGTAGTAAAAAAACATCCTTTTGTCGAAAAAAAAGAATGGACATAA